A window of Haliscomenobacter hydrossis DSM 1100 contains these coding sequences:
- a CDS encoding ClpXP adapter SpxH family protein encodes MENNNPLMCDPESGICEMPTNKTNSADSSLVKANKKPLKITYYTDPICSSCWGIEPQLRKLKLEYGNNIEVDYRMGGLLPNWSYNSGGISKPSDVAHHWDEVSVYYDMPIDGNVWLEDPLNSSYPPSIAFKAAQIQDNEKAILFLREIREMVFLQKKNITKWEHLELAGKKVGLDIVKFKADYEGKAKELFEEDLKLGRELGVRGFPTIFFTDTTGQKEMVYGSKPYNTFESALLKLSPTAIKTNYDRTWNAVFSKYHSLTAKEFSELTETPRNESEKYLDDLTAKGHLEKLTTKNGAIWTLKNTSR; translated from the coding sequence ATGGAAAATAACAATCCTTTAATGTGTGACCCTGAAAGTGGTATTTGCGAAATGCCAACTAACAAAACAAATTCAGCAGACAGCAGTTTGGTAAAAGCAAACAAGAAACCTCTAAAAATAACCTATTACACCGACCCAATCTGTTCTTCTTGTTGGGGCATTGAGCCACAACTACGAAAACTCAAATTGGAATATGGAAACAACATTGAAGTTGATTATAGAATGGGTGGTTTGTTGCCAAATTGGAGTTACAATAGTGGTGGCATTAGCAAACCTTCTGATGTAGCTCACCATTGGGACGAAGTAAGTGTTTATTACGATATGCCAATAGACGGGAATGTTTGGTTGGAAGACCCATTAAATTCTTCTTATCCACCTTCAATTGCTTTTAAAGCAGCACAAATACAAGACAATGAAAAAGCAATTTTGTTTCTTCGTGAAATACGAGAAATGGTTTTTCTTCAAAAAAAGAACATTACTAAATGGGAACATTTAGAATTAGCAGGAAAAAAAGTTGGACTTGACATTGTTAAGTTTAAAGCCGATTATGAAGGAAAAGCAAAAGAACTTTTTGAAGAAGATTTAAAATTAGGCAGAGAATTAGGGGTAAGGGGTTTTCCGACAATTTTTTTTACAGACACAACAGGACAAAAAGAAATGGTTTATGGTTCAAAACCATACAACACTTTTGAGAGTGCCTTGTTAAAACTGTCTCCAACTGCAATCAAAACCAACTATGACAGAACTTGGAATGCTGTATTTTCTAAATATCATTCATTGACCGCAAAAGAATTTTCCGAACTTACAGAAACACCAAGGAATGAAAGTGAAAAATATTTAGACGACTTAACAGCAAAAGGACATTTAGAAAAACTGACAACAAAAAACGGAGCAATTTGGACACTAAAAAATACCAGCCGCTAA
- a CDS encoding winged helix-turn-helix transcriptional regulator: MTTKKEIIENETCPAQGLLKLLSGKWKPEIFRLAVEAPLRFSSLLRQIEGSNKQTLSVALRELEEVGLLEKVVIQQKPLHIEHNLTEKGKSLIPVFKQLESLG; this comes from the coding sequence ATGACTACTAAAAAAGAAATTATTGAAAATGAAACTTGTCCTGCACAAGGCCTTTTGAAGTTGCTGTCTGGTAAATGGAAGCCTGAAATTTTTCGGTTAGCTGTTGAAGCACCATTGCGATTTAGCAGTTTGTTGCGTCAAATTGAAGGTTCAAATAAGCAAACTTTGTCTGTCGCTTTAAGAGAGTTGGAAGAAGTCGGCTTGTTAGAAAAAGTTGTCATTCAGCAAAAGCCATTACATATTGAACATAATCTTACCGAAAAAGGGAAGTCGTTAATTCCTGTCTTTAAGCAGTTAGAAAGTCTTGGGTAG
- a CDS encoding AAA family ATPase yields the protein MKIAGRQEEIALLQSLIEKDESSFVAVYGRRRIGKTYLVRQVYENEMVFECSGVLEENMEQQLENFWRSLNEINPQSQPPLPPKTWLEAFFQLRAYLNTQKQGTKKVIFLDEIPWFETLRSGFLAALDNFWNQYCTKRSDIILVICGSAASWVIDKVINSRGGLHNRLTHRIQLMPFTLGETKAFFELKNVKLSLKDIAQIYMCVGGVPFYLKDIKAGDSVAQILDQLFYHKQAILKNEFQNLYAALFKNNTFHEKIVEALSTKNKGLTRNEIIEIAGVKGGGGLTTVLEELTQCGFIMPIYPINKKKENCLYRLIDEYSLFYFKFIKDGKAKSSWAQITESPGFKIWSGYAFENLCFKHTDQLKKAFGISGVITNAYSYVSKGKDGRQGIQIDLIIDRADNCVNILEVKFHNTEYEVSEAYARQLLDKASVFKEHTHSKKNVFITMLSVFGVKKNEHYLMAVTNQLLIDDLFN from the coding sequence ATGAAAATCGCAGGCAGACAAGAGGAAATCGCACTGTTACAGAGCCTGATCGAAAAAGATGAATCCTCCTTTGTCGCTGTTTATGGCAGAAGGAGGATAGGTAAGACATATCTGGTAAGGCAAGTCTATGAAAACGAGATGGTATTCGAGTGCAGTGGTGTACTTGAAGAAAATATGGAACAACAATTAGAAAATTTTTGGCGCTCCCTGAATGAAATAAACCCACAATCACAGCCTCCACTACCCCCCAAAACCTGGCTAGAGGCTTTTTTCCAACTGCGTGCTTATTTGAACACGCAAAAGCAAGGCACGAAAAAAGTAATATTTCTGGATGAAATCCCTTGGTTCGAAACGCTGCGCTCGGGTTTTTTAGCCGCATTAGACAATTTTTGGAACCAATACTGCACCAAACGCAGCGACATCATTTTAGTGATTTGTGGCTCAGCGGCTTCTTGGGTTATTGACAAGGTCATCAATAGTAGAGGCGGTCTACACAATCGCTTGACCCACCGTATTCAACTGATGCCTTTTACTTTGGGCGAGACCAAAGCCTTTTTTGAGCTCAAAAACGTCAAATTGAGCTTGAAGGACATTGCCCAAATTTACATGTGCGTAGGTGGCGTGCCTTTTTACTTGAAAGACATCAAAGCGGGAGATAGTGTGGCGCAAATACTTGACCAGTTGTTTTATCACAAACAGGCGATTTTGAAAAATGAATTTCAAAATTTATACGCCGCACTTTTTAAAAACAATACCTTCCATGAGAAAATAGTGGAAGCCCTCTCGACCAAAAATAAAGGCCTGACCCGTAATGAAATCATCGAAATAGCAGGCGTAAAAGGCGGAGGTGGATTGACGACGGTTTTGGAAGAATTGACACAATGTGGCTTTATCATGCCGATTTACCCGATTAACAAGAAGAAAGAAAACTGCTTGTATCGCTTGATTGACGAATACTCCCTTTTCTATTTCAAATTCATCAAAGATGGCAAAGCCAAAAGCAGTTGGGCTCAAATTACGGAAAGCCCCGGATTCAAAATTTGGTCGGGTTATGCCTTTGAGAATCTGTGTTTCAAACATACCGATCAGCTAAAAAAAGCATTTGGTATCAGCGGCGTCATCACCAACGCATATTCCTACGTTTCGAAAGGCAAGGACGGACGGCAAGGCATACAAATAGATCTGATCATTGACCGCGCCGATAATTGTGTGAATATTTTAGAGGTGAAATTTCACAACACGGAATACGAAGTATCTGAAGCCTACGCTCGACAGTTGTTGGACAAAGCTTCCGTTTTTAAGGAGCATACCCACTCAAAGAAAAATGTATTCATCACGATGCTCAGCGTTTTTGGTGTAAAAAAGAATGAGCATTATTTGATGGCAGTCACCAATCAGTTGCTCATTGATGATTTGTTCAATTAG